A region from the Methylovorus glucosotrophus genome encodes:
- the ispH gene encoding 4-hydroxy-3-methylbut-2-enyl diphosphate reductase: MDIVLANPRGFCAGVDRAIIIVEQALEKFGAPIYVRHEVVHNKFVVDELKRKGAVFIEELEEVPPGNTVIFSAHGVSREVRTDAEARGLRVFDATCPLVTKVHNEVAKMRQDGKEIVMIGHKGHPEVEGTMGQSDGGMYLVEKPEDVDSLQVKDPAKLAYVTQTTLSIDDAASIVTALKDKFPLISAPKSDSICYATQNRQDAVKAMAKDCDLVIVVGSPNSSNSNRLREVAQNQGIESYMVDNASYLNAEWLAGKKRIGVSAGASAPEILVKEVIQRLQEMGAAQVTELQGVVENVVFQLPKNLKSA; encoded by the coding sequence ATGGATATCGTACTTGCCAACCCGCGCGGCTTCTGTGCCGGCGTCGATCGCGCCATCATCATTGTGGAGCAGGCGCTGGAGAAATTTGGCGCGCCCATCTACGTGCGCCACGAAGTCGTGCATAACAAATTTGTCGTGGATGAACTCAAGCGCAAGGGCGCCGTGTTTATCGAAGAACTCGAAGAAGTCCCGCCAGGCAATACCGTGATTTTCAGCGCACACGGTGTGTCGCGCGAAGTCCGAACAGACGCCGAGGCGCGCGGTCTGCGCGTATTTGATGCCACCTGCCCGCTGGTTACCAAAGTCCATAATGAAGTCGCCAAAATGCGTCAGGATGGCAAAGAGATAGTCATGATCGGTCACAAGGGCCACCCTGAAGTAGAAGGCACCATGGGCCAGTCCGACGGCGGCATGTATCTGGTGGAAAAACCGGAAGACGTGGATAGCCTTCAGGTCAAAGACCCGGCCAAACTCGCCTATGTCACGCAGACGACGCTCTCCATTGATGACGCTGCATCTATCGTCACCGCCCTCAAGGACAAATTCCCCCTCATCAGCGCGCCCAAAAGCGACTCCATCTGCTATGCCACGCAAAACCGGCAAGATGCCGTGAAGGCGATGGCCAAGGATTGCGATCTGGTGATCGTGGTGGGTTCACCGAATAGCTCCAACTCAAACCGCTTGCGTGAAGTGGCGCAGAACCAGGGCATCGAGTCTTACATGGTCGATAACGCCAGCTACCTGAACGCCGAGTGGCTTGCAGGCAAAAAGCGAATCGGTGTTTCCGCTGGCGCCTCCGCACCCGAGATTCTGGTGAAAGAAGTCATCCAGCGCCTGCAGGAAATGGGCGCGGCCCAGGTCACGGAGTTGCAGGGTGTGGTTGAGAATGTGGTATTCCAACTGCCTAAAAACCTCAAATCCGCCTGA
- a CDS encoding CobD/CbiB family protein, protein MNFIVLVSALALSYYRPHKSLDWLFHICTPYAQLLERNFNGGKNRHGVVAWTLGALLPSIVIGFLYYGLMELNVIIGMVFGIAVLYLILRFSRFSQRAERIATALADKNIDEARTLLSQWEPPLETSHYNAAEVARVSIETTLRRAHQGLFGPIFWFVLLGPGGALLYRLSHLFMQSWEPHLDNHFHRFAHRAFEWLDWLPIRISGACFAIVGDFEDAVYCWRTQAAGWPEQSLGIILASGAGALGVRLGEPLPYRGVLQFRPELGLGDEADADYLKSAVGLVWRVLVLLVGLLLLLTFAHWLGN, encoded by the coding sequence ATGAATTTCATTGTTCTGGTCAGCGCGCTCGCTCTCAGTTACTACCGCCCGCATAAAAGCCTGGACTGGCTTTTTCATATTTGCACGCCTTATGCACAATTGCTGGAACGCAACTTCAATGGCGGGAAAAACCGGCACGGCGTTGTAGCCTGGACCCTGGGCGCCCTGCTGCCTTCCATCGTCATCGGCTTTCTTTATTACGGCCTGATGGAGCTTAACGTCATCATTGGCATGGTGTTCGGCATTGCCGTGCTCTACCTCATCCTGCGCTTCAGCCGGTTCAGCCAGCGCGCCGAGCGCATTGCCACCGCCCTTGCTGACAAAAACATAGATGAAGCCCGCACACTGCTCAGCCAGTGGGAGCCCCCGCTGGAAACCAGCCATTACAATGCTGCTGAAGTCGCCCGTGTCAGCATTGAAACCACACTACGCCGCGCCCACCAGGGGCTGTTTGGACCTATTTTCTGGTTTGTGCTGCTGGGCCCCGGCGGCGCTCTGCTTTATCGGCTTTCGCACCTTTTCATGCAAAGCTGGGAACCCCATCTGGATAACCACTTCCATCGTTTCGCCCATCGCGCATTCGAGTGGCTGGACTGGCTGCCTATTCGTATTTCGGGCGCCTGTTTTGCCATTGTGGGTGACTTTGAAGATGCCGTTTATTGCTGGCGCACACAGGCTGCTGGCTGGCCAGAGCAATCCCTGGGGATCATTCTGGCGAGTGGCGCAGGTGCCCTGGGCGTAAGATTGGGTGAGCCGCTGCCATATCGCGGCGTATTGCAGTTCCGTCCGGAGCTCGGCCTGGGTGATGAGGCCGATGCCGATTATCTGAAAAGCGCGGTCGGTCTGGTCTGGCGCGTGCTGGTCTTGCTGGTCGGCCTGCTGTTGCTGTTAACCTTTGCCCACTGGCTGGGCAACTAG